The Henckelia pumila isolate YLH828 chromosome 2, ASM3356847v2, whole genome shotgun sequence genome includes a window with the following:
- the LOC140882868 gene encoding geranylgeranyl pyrophosphate synthase, chloroplastic-like, whose product MSLVNRAISTWAQLKPCNYNVTNQNNKSRICSIPFVFSHPIRPKPAAFSSSSSSSFFFSSSSSSSSYILHAFDFESYMLEKANQVNKALEQSISLEEPSKIRDSITYSLLAGGKRIRPMLCLAACDLVGGDESTAMPAACAAEMIHTMSLMHDDLPCIDNSDMRRGNPANHKRWGEPAALLAGDALLAFAFEHVSAAAAAKRAPAERVIRVIRELGRSGGCQGIPAGQMADLDSEGMSREIGSVQQLEYIHTRKTGALLEASVVSGAILGGGSDEEIEKLREFGRRIGLLFQVVDDILDVTKSSEELGKSAATDLVLDKSTYPKMMGIEKSRELAQKLNGEAKELLAGFHPEKTLVLVALTDYITNRSN is encoded by the coding sequence ATGAGTCTTGTGAATCGTGCGATAAGTACATGGGCACAATTGAAACCTTGCAATTACAACGTTacaaatcaaaacaacaaatCAAGAATCTGCTCAATACCCTTTGTCTTTTCTCATCCCATCCGCCCAAAACCCGcagctttttcttcttcttcttcttcttctttttttttttcttcttcttcttcttcttcttcctacATCCTCCACGCCTTTGATTTCGAATCCTACATGCTCGAAAAGGCGAATCAGGTGAACAAGGCGTTGGAGCAGTCGATATCACTCGAAGAGCCATCGAAGATCCGCGACTCCATCACTTACTCTCTTCTAGCAGGTGGCAAAAGGATCAGGCCCATGCTTTGCCTCGCCGCATGCGACCTCGTAGGCGGTGACGAATCGACGGCCATGCCAGCCGCCTGCGCCGCGGAGATGATCCACACCATGTCTTTGATGCACGACGACTTGCCATGCATAGACAACAGCGACATGCGACGTGGGAATCCCGCCAACCACAAGAGATGGGGGGAGCCCGCGGCCCTTTTGGCCGGCGACGCGCTTCTGGCCTTTGCGTTCGAGCATGtctccgccgccgccgccgcgaAAAGGGCTCCGGCGGAAAGAGTCATTAGAGTGATCCGTGAACTGGGTCGCTCCGGCGGGTGCCAAGGAATCCCGGCTGGGCAGATGGCGGACCTGGATTCGGAGGGGATGAGTCGGGAAATAGGATCCGTACAACAGCTGGAATACATTCATACGCGTAAAACTGGAGCTCTGCTGGAGGCTTCGGTGGTTTCAGGCGCCATTTTAGGAGGCGGGAGTGATGAAGAAATCGAGAAACTGAGGGAGTTTGGGAGGCGTATCGGGCTGCTGTTTCAAGTGgttgatgatattcttgatGTCACGAAATCTTCGGAGGAATTGGGGAAGAGTGCGGCTACGGATTTGGTGCTGGATAAAAGCACTTATCCGAAGATGATGGGGATCGAAAAATCGAGGGAATTGGCTCAGAAATTGAACGGGGAAGCCAAGGAACTGCTTGCTGGGTTTCATCCGGAGAAGACTCTTGTATTGGTTGCTTTGACTGATTATATTACTAACCGGAGTAATTGA
- the LOC140882486 gene encoding allene oxide cyclase, chloroplastic-like, protein MAASSASAVLKANLLPSSTKLPPAAAAAGSSLQKLLSFSPSNTNSSIIPKKLARASTRRSLSCKIHTESHPKDSRSVSGKVQELKVYEINERDRGSPAVLRLSGKPVTALGDLVPFSNKVYTGDLKKRAGITAGICVLIKNEPEKNGVRFEAIYSFYFGDYGHIAVQGPYLTYEDSYLAVTGGSGVFEGVYGQVKLQQLVYPFKLFYTFQLKGIPDLPAELLGKAVPPSPEVEPTAAAKACEPGSTLPNFSD, encoded by the exons ATGGCTGCTTCATCGGCTTCCGCCGTTCTCAAGGCCAACCTCCTTCCATCTTCCACCAAGCTTCCGCCGGCCGCCGCCGCCGCGGGTTCCTCACTCCAAAAGCTCCTCTCATTCAGCCCATCTAACACGAATTCCTCAATCATCCCCAAGAAACTCGCAAGAGCTTCCACCAGAAGATCCTTATCATGCAAGATCCACACCGAGAGCCACCCCAAAGATTCAAGATCCG TTTCGGGTAAAGTTCAAGAACTGAAAGTGTACGAGATCAACGAGCGGGACCGTGGCAGCCCAGCTGTTCTTCGCCTGAGCGGAAAGCCTGTAACTGCTCTCGGCGATCTCGTCCCTTTCAGCAACAAG GTTTACACAGGGGACCTGAAGAAGCGCGCCGGGATAACGGCCGGAATCTGCGTGCTGATCAAGAACGAGCCGGAGAAGAACGGCGTTCGTTTCGAAGCAATCTACAGTTTCTACTTCGGAGATTACGGACACATAGCTGTGCAAGGACCGTACTTGACCTACGAGGACTCGTACCTCGCCGTGACCGGCGGCTCCGGCGTGTTCGAGGGGGTGTACGGACAGGTGAAGCTCCAACAGCTCGTCTATCCTTTCAAGCTGTTCTACACTTTCCAGCTGAAGGGCATACCCGATCTCCCCGCGGAGCTGTTGGGGAAGGCGGTGCCGCCGTCGCCGGAAGTGGAACCCACCGCCGCTGCTAAAGCTTGCGAGCCGGGCTCCACTCTTCCGAATTTCAGTGATTAG